A part of Acropora palmata chromosome 6, jaAcrPala1.3, whole genome shotgun sequence genomic DNA contains:
- the LOC141883522 gene encoding uncharacterized protein LOC141883522 isoform X1, with product MIEEVEESVPIFLSFNDLSVKINDRQILQNVSGKVHPGEMLAIMGPSGSGKTTLLNILAGRLSPGSGEILLNGTKLSKKVKKKICYVLQEDVFFAHLTLQETLTFSAMLRLPDTLSKDQKLQKVEEIVDNLDIRKCLHTKIGSPFERGLSGGEKKRANIGCELITNPSLIFLDEPTSGLDSSNALNLVSTLKKIAQREKKTVVTSIHQPSSQIFYMFDKVLLMCGGQVAYYGKARKVLDYFESIGLCCQPHFNPADFILEKVSEGEKVQNMIVSKWADRQSKREKSLWNETPKLENRSPSPESSDEDERTKANALKDEPLKVDISSDITVENTRAAKQDVKGKEDTVDNSDHEDSLRRSELDGQQLSSEANAISASLIPHSSLSHLRNSWRSLTRSISKSSHHDLSPVHTEAQVLSSADFSVAVVAYKRQTSQDYTKIDVNAHDDHDHSELYADIPTSWATSFWTQFTVLMSRTFKQSKPDILSKLSLIQNIMLAVVTALIWFQTPYIEESIADRYALLFFTIVYWNFTPMFQSLFSFPNERTVVNKERASGYYRLSAYYLAKVISELPLVILQPTLYLTIVYWAAGLNKSESFLTMLFLVLLTTVAAQSVGLFIGALVMDFKKSIVIAALYALTSMLLGGFYQKNIPSWLQWFQYLSYLTYSYEAALTTEFTTSPPFRCLEVDSAYAACKNNGTVIPGRDVLVKLKVTRSVGENVAVILLFVAFFRLMTYCCLRYLNRPK from the exons ATGATCGAGGAAGTAGAGGAAAGTGTACCAATTTTCCTATCTTTCAACGACCTTAGCGTGAAAATCAACGACAGGCAAATCCTACAAAATGTCAGCGGAAAAGTTCACCCTGGAGAAATGCTTGCAATCATGGGCCCAAGTG GCTCAGGTAAAACAACTCTGCTAAACATTTTAGCTGGAAGGCTGTCTCCAGGGAGTGGAGAAATTCTACTCAATGGAACAAAGTTGAGcaagaaagtgaagaaaaaaatttgctaTGTTTTGCAAGAGGACGTATTCTTTGCTCATCTTACTCTTCAGGAAACACTGACG ttttcagCAATGCTTCGTTTGCCAGACACCTTATCAAAAGATCAAAAGCTGCAAAAG GTGGAAGAAATTGTCGATAACTTGGATATCAGAAAATGCCTTCATACAA aaattgGGAGCCCTTTTGAAAGAGGGCTATCAGGAG GCGAGAAAAAGCGAGCAAACATAGGATGTGAGCTGATTACAAATCCTTCTTTGATCTTTCTTGAT GAACCAACTTCAGGCCTTGACTCTAGCAATGCACTTAACTTGGTCTCAACCCTGAAGAAAATTGCCCAACGAGAAAAGAAGACTGTGGTAACCTCTATTCACCAGCCATCAAGCCAGATCTTTTACATGTTTGATAAAGTCTTGTTGATGTGTGGAGGACAG GTAGCCTATTATGGAAAAGCCAGAAAAGTATTGGATTATTTTGAAAGCATTGGATTATGTTGTCAACCTCATTTTAACCCTGCTGATTTCATTT TGGAAAAGGTGTCAGAGGGGGAGAAAGTGCAAAACATGATTGTCAGTAAGTGGGCTGATAG GCAATCAAAGCGAGAAAAGTCGCTTTGGAACGAAACACCGAAACTTGAGAACCGAAGTCCATCTCCAGAAAGCAGCGACGAAGATGAGCGGACAAAAGCAAATGCTTTAAAAGACGAGCCACTGAAAGTGGATATAAGCTCTGATATAACAGTAGAAAACACGAGAGCGGCAAAACAGGACgtgaaaggaaaggaagacACTGTGGACAACTCGGATCATGAAGATTCTCTGAGGAGGTCTGAACTTGATGGGCAACAATTAAGTTCAGAGGCAAATGCAATTTCAGCATCTCTCATTCCACATTCAAGCTTATCTCACCTCAGAAATTCCTGGAGATCTCTGACGAGATCAATCAGTAAATCATCACACCACGATCTTAGTCCAGTTCACACAGAGGCCCAAGTTTTATCATCTGCAGACTTTagtgttgctgttgttgcctATAAACGCCAAACATCACAAGATTACACCAAGATAGATGTGAATGCTCACGACGACCATGACCATTCTGAACTGTATGCAGACATCCCCACATCATGGGCTACGAGTTTCTGGACGCAGTTTACTGTTTTGATGAGCAGGACGTTCAAACAGTCCAAGCCAGATATTCTCTCCAAGCTAAGTTTGATTCAG AATATTATGTTGGCCGTAGTGACTGCACTGATTTGGTTCCAGACCCCATACATTGAGGAAAGTATTGCTGACAGATATGCCTTG ttatttttcaCCATCGTCTACTGGAATTTTACTCCAATGTTTCAGTCGCTGTTTTCAT TTCCAAATGAAAGGACAGTTGTTAATAAAGAGCGAGCGTCAGGATATTACAGGCTGTCTGCATACTATTTGGCTAAAGTCATTAGTGAACTACCGCTGGTGATCCTTCAGCCGACGTTGTATTTAACCATCGTCTACTGGGCTGCGGGGCTGAACAAAAGCGAATCTTTCCTTACTATGCTGTTCTTAGTGCTGTTAACAACTGTTGCGGCTCAG TCTGTAGGTCTGTTTATCGGCGCCTTAGTGATGGATTTCAAAAAGTCAATTGTAATTGCTGCTTTGTATGCGTTGACGAGTATGTTGTTGGGTGGATTTTATCAAAAGAACATACCCTCGTGGCTTCAGTGGTTTCAATACCTTTCTTATTTGACTTATTCCTACGAAGCTGCCCTTACTACAGAGTTTACGACGTCTCCCCCATTTAG GTGCTTGGAAGTGGATTCAGCCTATGCAGCGTGCAAGAACAATGGAACTGTTATTCCTGGAAGAGACGTCTTGGTAAAATTGAAGGTGACTCGATCTGTTGGTGAGAATGTCGCGGTGATTTTGCTGTTTGTCGCCTTCTTTAGGTTGATGACTTACTGTTGTTTGCGGTATCTGAACAGACCAAAATAA
- the LOC141883529 gene encoding alpha-L-fucosidase-like, with protein sequence MNLVGVLILICLPSLVSSQYKPTWESLDARPLPSWYDEAKFGIFMHWGVYSVPSYGSEWFWYRWKGNKLPDYVEFMKKNYPPNFGYADFAPMFKAEFFDPVAWADLLTKSGARYFVLTSKHHEGWTNWRSNVSWNWNSVDNGPHRDLVGELADAIRRNTDITFGLYHSLFEWFHPLYDKDKKNNFKTQDYVREVLMPELYDLINRYKPEYLWSDGCNGPDTYWNSTNFLAWLYNESPVKDTIVVNDRWCSNGCLCHHGGVFTCHDRYNPGKIQNHKWENALTVDKHSWGYRRNVNIDSYLNISSLLYELASTVSCGGNMLLNVGPTADGRIIPAFEERLLQMGEWLSVNGEAIYSSKPWRAQNDTIKKDVWYTSKASVVYAILLDWPSTEDMLLGAPNCTQSTQVTMLGYEGKFAWKPLAAGRSGIRVSLPSIPVNKLPSKWAWVFKLENVV encoded by the exons ATGAATTTAGTTGGAGTTCTTATTCTCATCTGTCTCCCTTCCTTGGTGTCAAGCCAATATAAACCTACATGGGAGTCACTAGATGCCCGGCCCCTCCCAAGCTGGTATGATGAGGCCAAGTTTGGTATCTTTATGCACTGGGGTGTGTACTCTGTTCCCAGTTATGGATCAGAGTGGTTTTGGTATCGTTGGAAGGGAAACAAGTTACCTGATTATGTggaatttatgaaaaagaattaCCCACCAAACTTTGGATATGCCGACTTTGCACCAATGTTCAAAGCAGAATTCTTTGATCCTGTGGCCTGGGCAGATCTATTGACAAAATCAGGTGCAAG ATATTTTGTTCTGACCAGTAAGCATCATGAAGGCTGGACAAACTGGAGGTCTAATGTATCATGGAACTGGAATTCTGTTGACAATGGTCCACACAGGGACCTTGTTG GTGAGCTTGCAGATGCCATTAGAAGGAACACAGATATCACTTTTGGCCTTTACCATTCGCTCTTTGAATGGTTTCATCCCCTTTATgataaagacaaaaaaaataactttaagaCACAGGATTATGTCCGA GAAGTTCTCATGCCAGAGTTATATGACTTGATAAACAGATACAAACCAGAGTATCTGTGGTCAGATGGTTGCAATGGACCTGACACCTACTGGAATAGCACTAATTTTCTTGCGTGGCTTTATAATGAAAG CCCTGTCAAAGATACAATTGTTGTCAATGACCGCTGGTGTAGCAATGGATGTCTTTGTCACCATGGTGGGGTGTTCACTTGTCATGATCGATATAATCCAG GTAAAATTCAGAATCACAAATGGGAGAATGCTTTGACTGTAGACAAACATTCCTGGGGGTACAGACGCAACGTGAACATAGATTCTTACCTAAACATCAGCAGTTTGCTATATGAGCTGGCTTCTACTGTCAG CTGTGGTGGCAACATGCTGTTGAATGTGGGGCCTACTGCAGATGGTCGCATTATTCCTGCTTTTGAGGAACGACTGCTACAAATGGGAGAATGGCTATCTGTGAACGGTGAAGCCATTTACAGCAGCAAACCCTGGAGAGCCCAAAATGACACCATTAAAAAAGATGTTTG GTACACTTCCAAAGCAAGTGTGGTGTACGCCATTCTCCTTGACTGGCCTTCGACAGAGGACATGCTACTGGGAGCTCCAAACTGCACACAATCCACCCAAGTTACCATGTTGGGTTATGAAGGAAAGTTTGCTTGGAAGCCGTTGGCTGCTGGCAGAAGCGGCATTAGAGTTAGCCTACCAAGTATCCCTGTTAATAAATTGCCATCCAAATGGGCCTGGGTCTTTAAACTGGAAAATGTTGTGTGA
- the LOC141883522 gene encoding uncharacterized protein LOC141883522 isoform X2 codes for MLRLPDTLSKDQKLQKVEEIVDNLDIRKCLHTKIGSPFERGLSGGEKKRANIGCELITNPSLIFLDEPTSGLDSSNALNLVSTLKKIAQREKKTVVTSIHQPSSQIFYMFDKVLLMCGGQVAYYGKARKVLDYFESIGLCCQPHFNPADFILEKVSEGEKVQNMIVSKWADRQSKREKSLWNETPKLENRSPSPESSDEDERTKANALKDEPLKVDISSDITVENTRAAKQDVKGKEDTVDNSDHEDSLRRSELDGQQLSSEANAISASLIPHSSLSHLRNSWRSLTRSISKSSHHDLSPVHTEAQVLSSADFSVAVVAYKRQTSQDYTKIDVNAHDDHDHSELYADIPTSWATSFWTQFTVLMSRTFKQSKPDILSKLSLIQNIMLAVVTALIWFQTPYIEESIADRYALLFFTIVYWNFTPMFQSLFSFPNERTVVNKERASGYYRLSAYYLAKVISELPLVILQPTLYLTIVYWAAGLNKSESFLTMLFLVLLTTVAAQSVGLFIGALVMDFKKSIVIAALYALTSMLLGGFYQKNIPSWLQWFQYLSYLTYSYEAALTTEFTTSPPFRCLEVDSAYAACKNNGTVIPGRDVLVKLKVTRSVGENVAVILLFVAFFRLMTYCCLRYLNRPK; via the exons ATGCTTCGTTTGCCAGACACCTTATCAAAAGATCAAAAGCTGCAAAAG GTGGAAGAAATTGTCGATAACTTGGATATCAGAAAATGCCTTCATACAA aaattgGGAGCCCTTTTGAAAGAGGGCTATCAGGAG GCGAGAAAAAGCGAGCAAACATAGGATGTGAGCTGATTACAAATCCTTCTTTGATCTTTCTTGAT GAACCAACTTCAGGCCTTGACTCTAGCAATGCACTTAACTTGGTCTCAACCCTGAAGAAAATTGCCCAACGAGAAAAGAAGACTGTGGTAACCTCTATTCACCAGCCATCAAGCCAGATCTTTTACATGTTTGATAAAGTCTTGTTGATGTGTGGAGGACAG GTAGCCTATTATGGAAAAGCCAGAAAAGTATTGGATTATTTTGAAAGCATTGGATTATGTTGTCAACCTCATTTTAACCCTGCTGATTTCATTT TGGAAAAGGTGTCAGAGGGGGAGAAAGTGCAAAACATGATTGTCAGTAAGTGGGCTGATAG GCAATCAAAGCGAGAAAAGTCGCTTTGGAACGAAACACCGAAACTTGAGAACCGAAGTCCATCTCCAGAAAGCAGCGACGAAGATGAGCGGACAAAAGCAAATGCTTTAAAAGACGAGCCACTGAAAGTGGATATAAGCTCTGATATAACAGTAGAAAACACGAGAGCGGCAAAACAGGACgtgaaaggaaaggaagacACTGTGGACAACTCGGATCATGAAGATTCTCTGAGGAGGTCTGAACTTGATGGGCAACAATTAAGTTCAGAGGCAAATGCAATTTCAGCATCTCTCATTCCACATTCAAGCTTATCTCACCTCAGAAATTCCTGGAGATCTCTGACGAGATCAATCAGTAAATCATCACACCACGATCTTAGTCCAGTTCACACAGAGGCCCAAGTTTTATCATCTGCAGACTTTagtgttgctgttgttgcctATAAACGCCAAACATCACAAGATTACACCAAGATAGATGTGAATGCTCACGACGACCATGACCATTCTGAACTGTATGCAGACATCCCCACATCATGGGCTACGAGTTTCTGGACGCAGTTTACTGTTTTGATGAGCAGGACGTTCAAACAGTCCAAGCCAGATATTCTCTCCAAGCTAAGTTTGATTCAG AATATTATGTTGGCCGTAGTGACTGCACTGATTTGGTTCCAGACCCCATACATTGAGGAAAGTATTGCTGACAGATATGCCTTG ttatttttcaCCATCGTCTACTGGAATTTTACTCCAATGTTTCAGTCGCTGTTTTCAT TTCCAAATGAAAGGACAGTTGTTAATAAAGAGCGAGCGTCAGGATATTACAGGCTGTCTGCATACTATTTGGCTAAAGTCATTAGTGAACTACCGCTGGTGATCCTTCAGCCGACGTTGTATTTAACCATCGTCTACTGGGCTGCGGGGCTGAACAAAAGCGAATCTTTCCTTACTATGCTGTTCTTAGTGCTGTTAACAACTGTTGCGGCTCAG TCTGTAGGTCTGTTTATCGGCGCCTTAGTGATGGATTTCAAAAAGTCAATTGTAATTGCTGCTTTGTATGCGTTGACGAGTATGTTGTTGGGTGGATTTTATCAAAAGAACATACCCTCGTGGCTTCAGTGGTTTCAATACCTTTCTTATTTGACTTATTCCTACGAAGCTGCCCTTACTACAGAGTTTACGACGTCTCCCCCATTTAG GTGCTTGGAAGTGGATTCAGCCTATGCAGCGTGCAAGAACAATGGAACTGTTATTCCTGGAAGAGACGTCTTGGTAAAATTGAAGGTGACTCGATCTGTTGGTGAGAATGTCGCGGTGATTTTGCTGTTTGTCGCCTTCTTTAGGTTGATGACTTACTGTTGTTTGCGGTATCTGAACAGACCAAAATAA